In Robbsia sp. KACC 23696, a single window of DNA contains:
- the yghX gene encoding YghX family hydrolase, with translation MPRLTAKDFHPALLELYDHYAHGQITRRMFLDRAAKYAVGGMTAASILSLMSPDYALASQVAADDPDIVAQYITYPSPNGNGTVRAYLVRPRSAQALGNAAGGLPGVVVVHENRGLNPYIEDVTRRLAKAGYLALAPDGLSSVGGYPGNDEQGVALQNQVDPTKLMNDFFAAVELLLTPSMTNGKVGIVGFCYGGGVANAAAVAYPELKAAVPFYGMQPKAEDVPRIKAPLLLHYAGLDQRIDAGWPAYEAALKANGKVYEGYIYPGVNHGFHNDTTPRYDEKAATLAWDRTLHWFRKYLA, from the coding sequence ATGCCGCGTTTGACAGCCAAGGACTTTCATCCCGCATTGCTGGAACTGTACGATCACTATGCGCATGGGCAGATCACCCGTCGGATGTTCCTCGATCGGGCAGCCAAATACGCGGTGGGGGGCATGACCGCCGCCTCGATTCTGAGCTTGATGAGCCCGGATTACGCGTTGGCGAGCCAGGTCGCGGCGGATGACCCCGACATCGTCGCCCAATACATCACCTATCCCTCGCCGAACGGCAACGGTACCGTGCGCGCCTATCTGGTACGCCCACGCTCGGCGCAGGCGCTCGGCAACGCGGCGGGCGGCCTTCCTGGCGTGGTCGTGGTCCATGAAAACCGCGGACTGAATCCCTATATCGAGGATGTGACGCGACGGCTGGCCAAAGCCGGCTATCTCGCATTGGCGCCGGACGGCCTGTCCTCGGTGGGCGGCTATCCCGGCAACGACGAGCAAGGCGTCGCGTTGCAGAATCAAGTCGATCCGACAAAACTGATGAACGACTTTTTTGCCGCGGTCGAATTGCTGCTGACGCCCAGCATGACGAACGGAAAGGTCGGCATCGTCGGATTCTGTTACGGCGGCGGCGTCGCCAATGCGGCGGCGGTCGCCTATCCCGAATTGAAAGCGGCGGTGCCGTTCTACGGCATGCAGCCCAAGGCCGAGGACGTGCCGCGTATCAAGGCGCCGCTACTGCTGCACTACGCGGGGCTCGATCAGCGCATCGATGCGGGCTGGCCGGCGTACGAAGCGGCCCTGAAAGCGAACGGGAAAGTCTACGAAGGGTATATCTATCCGGGCGTCAACCACGGATTTCACAACGATACCACCCCTCGCTACGACGAAAAAGCCGCTACGCTGGCCTGGGACCGCACACTCCACTGGTTCCGTAAGTATTTGGCCTAG
- the dsbG gene encoding thiol:disulfide interchange protein DsbG yields the protein MTSFVSFPRRPTRLSAMKKRAAACLSAAALLSGVAHAAPAPAANATSTDHAALPPALQTAIDRNSLKLIKVFPAAGGLTGYVVSQGPGKNVVVYSTDSHQVLITGQLIDAQGKDLSAGYAAQYGVKLNLDQFGKAVEDAPAVVEGAQGGAHPVKSTVYVFMDPNCIFCHLTWKALQPYEQAGLQVRWIVMGFLKPDSFGKAAALMQAKDGAAALKKLETDYSEQDEEAGITPLAQVPSDIKAKLDGNFALFQQLGFEGTPTLMMKDAAGHWSKIEGMPKLSDLPQALHLPEQSITDPELQRFR from the coding sequence ATGACGTCATTTGTAAGCTTTCCCCGTCGCCCGACGCGACTGTCGGCCATGAAGAAACGGGCGGCCGCATGCTTGAGTGCGGCGGCACTGCTGAGCGGTGTCGCGCATGCCGCGCCGGCGCCCGCCGCCAATGCGACTTCGACCGACCATGCGGCGTTGCCGCCGGCACTGCAGACGGCGATCGATCGCAACAGCCTGAAGCTGATCAAGGTCTTCCCCGCTGCCGGAGGATTGACCGGCTATGTGGTGTCGCAAGGGCCGGGCAAGAACGTGGTCGTCTATTCGACCGACTCGCACCAGGTGCTGATCACCGGGCAGCTGATCGACGCGCAAGGCAAGGACCTTAGCGCCGGCTATGCCGCGCAATACGGCGTGAAGCTGAATCTCGATCAGTTCGGCAAAGCCGTCGAAGATGCGCCCGCTGTCGTTGAAGGCGCGCAAGGCGGTGCCCATCCGGTTAAGTCGACGGTCTATGTGTTCATGGACCCGAACTGTATCTTCTGCCATCTGACCTGGAAGGCCTTGCAGCCTTACGAACAAGCCGGCCTGCAGGTGCGCTGGATCGTGATGGGCTTCCTGAAGCCCGACTCCTTCGGCAAAGCGGCGGCCTTGATGCAGGCGAAGGACGGCGCCGCCGCGCTGAAGAAGCTTGAAACGGATTATTCCGAACAGGATGAAGAGGCCGGCATCACGCCACTGGCGCAAGTCCCGTCCGACATCAAGGCAAAGCTGGATGGCAACTTCGCGTTATTCCAGCAACTCGGTTTCGAAGGCACGCCGACACTGATGATGAAGGACGCGGCCGGCCACTGGTCCAAGATCGAAGGCATGCCGAAACTCAGCGACCTGCCGCAGGCATTGCATCTGCCCGAACAATCGATCACCGATCCGGAACTGCAACGCTTCCGCTGA
- a CDS encoding alpha/beta hydrolase has translation MTWLTTNDGIRLHYTERGSGKPLILLHGWSFSGAVFDPIVPALAKHARVISLDLRGHGLSDKPRHGYRLSRLAADLRDLIDALSLQDVTLLGWSIGCAVVWSYLELYGKDRVRQLVLAQQTPRQFAALDWKWAHAQCFDPVNLAITMTRMEGDMADFDRQNLTDCVHREPTESERRAWRAQTEQCPSYARVALMNDHGQHDWRDFIPTLALPTLVLAARKDPVFPAEGVAWVAEHIEGARTIYFDNSSHMLFHDEPERFIDAVRDVVIDAP, from the coding sequence ATGACGTGGTTGACGACAAACGATGGCATTCGCCTGCACTACACGGAGCGGGGCAGCGGCAAGCCGCTGATATTGCTGCATGGCTGGTCTTTCAGCGGTGCGGTATTCGACCCGATCGTGCCCGCGCTTGCCAAGCATGCACGGGTGATCTCGTTGGACCTGCGCGGACATGGCCTCTCGGACAAGCCCCGGCATGGCTATCGCCTCTCTCGTCTGGCTGCCGACTTACGCGACCTGATCGACGCGCTCTCGCTGCAGGATGTCACTTTATTGGGATGGTCGATCGGGTGCGCCGTCGTGTGGAGTTATCTCGAATTGTATGGGAAGGATCGGGTGCGGCAGCTCGTTCTGGCGCAGCAGACGCCCCGGCAGTTCGCGGCGCTGGATTGGAAGTGGGCGCATGCCCAATGTTTCGATCCCGTAAATCTGGCTATTACGATGACGCGGATGGAAGGGGATATGGCCGATTTCGACCGGCAGAACCTGACCGATTGTGTTCATCGCGAGCCGACCGAGTCCGAGCGCCGCGCGTGGCGCGCGCAGACGGAACAATGTCCGTCCTACGCACGCGTTGCCTTGATGAACGATCATGGCCAGCACGACTGGCGCGATTTCATTCCGACGCTTGCGTTACCGACGCTGGTATTGGCGGCGCGCAAGGACCCGGTGTTCCCGGCCGAAGGCGTTGCGTGGGTTGCCGAGCACATAGAGGGCGCGAGAACGATATACTTCGACAACAGCAGTCATATGCTGTTCCACGATGAACCAGAGCGGTTTATCGATGCGGTGCGCGACGTCGTCATCGACGCGCCTTAG
- a CDS encoding DUF3348 family protein, with protein MLVPPRASPGSTPLARLLADLQARPVHASHSVSAQTLSDQLSHWLSWTDAIALSSALSSALSSAPTSAPLSASQPCAQGATHPDVAMAAQVRRGLTETIHADSAFMARKPAPGARPGTGSASLAGRGGIAAGSDANRTTATAAPAAGPRATQAFVSDAALEETFFRQRCLSLQQTMETRIAHLRAHLRQSLTACSADGARLAAVDAVLERALSQKERALLAGVSDTLGRYFGRLHAHAQDVAAQESGDVPLEHLSLQPAPRAWIDGFRDTMRGVMLAELALRFAPIEGLAAALHALHTSC; from the coding sequence GTGCTCGTCCCCCCGCGCGCGTCACCGGGCAGCACGCCGCTGGCCCGCCTTTTGGCGGACCTTCAGGCCCGCCCGGTGCACGCCTCCCATTCCGTTTCCGCCCAGACGCTGTCTGACCAACTGAGCCATTGGCTGAGTTGGACGGACGCGATCGCCTTGTCGTCGGCGCTGTCGTCGGCGCTGTCGTCAGCACCGACGTCTGCCCCGTTGTCGGCATCGCAACCGTGCGCCCAGGGCGCCACGCATCCGGATGTCGCCATGGCGGCGCAGGTCCGGCGGGGGCTGACCGAGACGATCCATGCCGACAGCGCCTTCATGGCCCGCAAGCCTGCCCCGGGCGCCCGTCCGGGCACCGGCAGCGCCTCCCTTGCGGGACGGGGGGGTATCGCGGCGGGAAGTGACGCAAATCGAACGACCGCTACCGCTGCGCCCGCTGCTGGCCCGCGTGCGACGCAGGCCTTCGTCTCCGATGCCGCATTGGAGGAGACGTTCTTTCGGCAGCGTTGCCTGTCGTTGCAACAGACGATGGAAACCCGGATTGCCCATTTGCGCGCGCATCTGCGGCAATCATTGACCGCGTGTTCGGCGGACGGCGCGCGTCTCGCGGCCGTGGACGCCGTCCTGGAGCGCGCCTTGTCTCAGAAAGAGCGCGCGCTGTTGGCGGGCGTGTCGGATACGCTCGGCCGCTATTTCGGCCGACTTCATGCACACGCTCAAGACGTCGCAGCACAGGAATCCGGCGACGTCCCACTCGAACATCTTTCATTGCAGCCCGCACCGCGGGCCTGGATCGACGGTTTTCGCGACACGATGCGCGGCGTCATGCTCGCCGAACTCGCATTGCGCTTTGCACCGATCGAAGGCCTCGCCGCGGCGCTGCATGCACTACACACCTCTTGCTGA
- a CDS encoding ATP-binding protein encodes MSVSAQQSRTPMDHACAKEPIHVPGAIQPHGYLATLDAQGRVAQVSANIDRWCGHAPDRLIGAPLADALGDKPAAMVADALPRLQEGETMVLGVVDANAPAAARDGDAAPRAPGGWFVVLHQYKGVRVVELEKAQHQGDLYNAMYPLVQDFLGGLQRDIEISELAVLAANQISKITGFGRTLVYRFDHEGHGHVIAEALRGDLPSFLAQRFPASDIPAQARQLYRLNRIRLIPDADYVPAVLVPALHPDTGAATDLTLASLRSVSPVHVQYMRNMGTAASMSMSIVVGNTLWGLISCHHDAPRIAPFETRTACAHIAQILSLQIEARDLQFEAAYRLSLRKILSALLAQMAKTDSFVDALVADKDDLLAFTASTGAAIVFEGRITRIGETPADRDIEKLVDWLVEQPDDIVHTDRARDVCAWMADGPIAGVLAVSLSKVFRNYVIWFRPEVIQTVEWAGDPRAKLATLSDTLSPRESFETWTDTVRDRSMPWLAAEREMAFEFRTAMLGIVLTRAEELAQLAMALGQANRELEDFSYTVSHDLRAPLRHIHSFAALLEEVDGGNLSTRGQNFIKRILTSSEFGGRLVDDLLAFAQMGRAALDVHELSLRAIVDDVVAGEARLATESQRDAEHPREITWEIGDLPRVEGDATFLRLALQNLVSNAAKFSRKVAHPKIEIGTLPANEVPAQYAGQHVVYVRDNGAGFDMKYAGKLFGVFQRLHADDEFTGTGIGLAHVRRIMERHGGSVWAQGAPGKGATFFLSLPLHYRAQSGVRETPAAAVARLAATGELSPTGGVRKGGRHEARTKNSK; translated from the coding sequence ATGTCCGTATCCGCGCAGCAGTCACGCACTCCGATGGATCATGCGTGTGCGAAAGAGCCCATCCACGTCCCCGGAGCGATACAGCCGCACGGCTATCTGGCGACGTTGGATGCGCAAGGTCGCGTGGCGCAGGTGAGCGCGAATATTGACCGGTGGTGCGGTCATGCGCCGGATCGCCTCATCGGCGCGCCGCTGGCGGACGCGCTGGGCGACAAGCCGGCGGCCATGGTCGCGGACGCCTTGCCGCGTCTGCAAGAAGGCGAGACGATGGTCCTGGGCGTGGTCGATGCCAACGCGCCGGCGGCGGCGCGAGACGGCGATGCGGCGCCGCGCGCGCCCGGCGGCTGGTTTGTCGTCTTGCATCAATACAAGGGCGTACGGGTCGTCGAGCTGGAGAAGGCCCAGCATCAGGGCGATCTGTATAACGCTATGTATCCGCTGGTGCAGGATTTTCTCGGTGGACTGCAACGCGATATCGAGATAAGCGAACTCGCCGTCCTGGCGGCCAATCAAATCTCGAAAATCACCGGCTTCGGTCGTACGTTGGTCTATCGTTTCGATCACGAAGGCCACGGCCATGTCATCGCCGAGGCGCTGCGTGGCGATCTCCCCTCGTTTTTGGCACAACGCTTCCCGGCATCCGATATCCCGGCGCAGGCGCGGCAGCTGTATCGGCTGAATCGTATCCGGCTGATTCCCGATGCCGACTATGTGCCCGCGGTGTTGGTGCCGGCGCTCCACCCCGATACCGGTGCCGCGACCGATCTGACCTTGGCGTCGCTGCGCAGCGTGTCGCCGGTGCACGTGCAGTACATGCGGAATATGGGGACAGCGGCGTCGATGTCGATGTCGATCGTCGTCGGCAACACCTTGTGGGGACTGATCTCCTGCCATCACGATGCGCCGCGGATCGCCCCGTTCGAGACGCGCACGGCTTGCGCGCATATCGCGCAGATCCTGTCATTGCAGATCGAAGCGCGTGATCTGCAATTCGAGGCGGCTTACCGGCTCTCTCTGCGAAAGATTCTGTCCGCCTTGCTCGCCCAGATGGCGAAGACGGACAGTTTTGTCGATGCACTCGTGGCGGACAAGGACGACCTGTTGGCATTTACTGCCAGTACCGGTGCGGCGATTGTCTTCGAAGGCCGGATCACGCGGATCGGCGAGACGCCGGCCGACAGGGATATCGAGAAGCTGGTCGACTGGTTGGTCGAGCAACCGGACGATATCGTGCATACGGACCGCGCACGGGACGTGTGCGCCTGGATGGCAGACGGTCCGATCGCCGGTGTGCTCGCCGTATCGCTTTCCAAGGTGTTCCGAAATTATGTGATATGGTTCCGCCCCGAGGTAATCCAGACCGTCGAATGGGCTGGCGATCCGCGGGCGAAACTGGCGACATTGTCGGATACCTTGTCGCCGCGCGAGAGCTTCGAGACGTGGACCGATACGGTGCGCGATCGTTCGATGCCCTGGCTGGCGGCCGAGCGCGAAATGGCGTTCGAGTTCCGGACGGCGATGCTGGGCATTGTCCTGACGCGCGCCGAAGAGCTGGCGCAACTGGCGATGGCATTGGGCCAGGCAAACCGTGAGCTGGAAGATTTTTCGTACACGGTGTCGCACGACCTGCGGGCGCCGTTGCGGCATATCCATAGCTTCGCGGCGCTGCTGGAAGAGGTCGATGGCGGTAATCTGAGTACGCGCGGTCAAAATTTCATTAAGCGTATTCTGACGTCGTCGGAATTCGGTGGCCGTCTGGTGGATGATTTATTGGCGTTCGCCCAGATGGGCCGGGCGGCGCTCGATGTGCACGAGCTGTCCTTGCGCGCGATCGTCGACGACGTGGTCGCTGGGGAAGCCCGCTTGGCGACCGAGTCGCAGCGTGACGCCGAGCACCCGCGTGAAATCACCTGGGAAATCGGCGATTTGCCGCGTGTGGAAGGCGACGCGACATTCCTTCGACTGGCGCTGCAGAATTTGGTGTCGAACGCGGCGAAGTTCTCCCGGAAGGTGGCGCATCCCAAAATCGAAATCGGCACCTTGCCGGCGAACGAGGTGCCCGCGCAGTATGCGGGGCAGCATGTCGTGTACGTCAGGGACAATGGCGCCGGTTTCGATATGAAGTATGCCGGCAAGCTTTTCGGCGTCTTCCAGCGCCTGCATGCAGACGACGAGTTCACCGGAACGGGGATCGGGCTTGCGCATGTGCGGCGGATCATGGAGCGGCATGGCGGCAGCGTCTGGGCACAGGGGGCACCCGGGAAGGGGGCAACCTTCTTCTTGTCCTTGCCGCTGCACTATCGGGCGCAAAGCGGTGTGCGCGAGACGCCGGCGGCGGCCGTCGCACGGCTGGCGGCCACGGGCGAACTGTCACCCACCGGCGGCGTACGCAAGGGTGGCAGGCATGAAGCACGAACAAAAAATAGCAAATAG
- the mqo gene encoding malate dehydrogenase (quinone), whose product MSNREDQAVPVKRSGVSRRKFMTAAAAGAAALYGGYSYGFGSQYRAARADREVDVLLIGGGIMSATLGVYLKELEPGWTCEVFERLDKVAEESSNGWNNAGTGHSALCELNYTPMDDQGNVHIAQAIGINENFQISRQFWSHQVRQGVLGDPRGFINSTPHMNLVFGEENRAFIRKRVEALKASPLFAGMEMTTDPEQIQRWIPIMMEGRKPDEVLTATRSPLGTDVNLGEITRQFYGHLTDKSGVKVSTGYEVRSITRNDDGTWRVSAFNVKDSSKVQTVDARIVFIGAGGAALPLLQLSGIPEAKQYGGFPVGGEFLVTDNPEITSRHLAKVYGLADTGSPPMSVPHLDTRVLDGKKVILFGPFATWSSKFLKNGSYFDLAKATTLSNVIPEMQVGVHEFALVKYLAQQLALSREEKMAALRHYMPEAKDQDWRLWEAGQRVQIIKKDPKKGGVLRLGTEVVVSSDRTVSALLGASPGGSTSPAIMLSLLERVFPDQMKSAAWQSKIREIVPSYGKKLNDDPQMLAAEWAATAATLKLAIASPSLDHFVPTAPAPKAGTGTVKKVPDMAL is encoded by the coding sequence ATGAGCAATAGAGAAGATCAAGCTGTGCCCGTCAAACGTTCAGGCGTATCGCGCCGCAAATTCATGACGGCTGCGGCCGCAGGGGCTGCCGCCCTCTATGGCGGTTATTCCTACGGCTTTGGCAGTCAATATCGCGCCGCGCGTGCAGATCGAGAAGTCGATGTTTTGTTAATCGGCGGCGGCATTATGAGCGCGACGCTCGGCGTTTATCTGAAAGAACTGGAACCGGGTTGGACATGCGAGGTATTCGAACGACTCGATAAAGTCGCTGAAGAAAGCTCGAACGGCTGGAATAATGCAGGAACCGGCCATTCTGCTTTGTGCGAGTTGAATTACACGCCCATGGACGATCAGGGCAATGTGCATATTGCGCAAGCGATCGGGATTAATGAGAATTTCCAGATCTCCCGCCAATTCTGGTCGCACCAAGTGCGGCAAGGCGTTCTCGGCGATCCGCGCGGTTTTATCAACTCCACGCCACACATGAATCTGGTATTTGGCGAGGAAAATCGCGCATTCATTCGCAAGCGGGTTGAAGCCTTGAAAGCATCGCCGCTGTTTGCCGGGATGGAAATGACGACGGATCCGGAGCAGATCCAGCGTTGGATACCCATCATGATGGAGGGCCGTAAGCCCGACGAAGTCCTGACGGCCACACGCTCGCCATTGGGCACCGACGTCAATCTGGGTGAAATCACGCGGCAATTCTACGGACACTTGACGGATAAATCCGGCGTGAAAGTGTCGACCGGTTATGAAGTCCGCTCCATTACCCGCAACGATGATGGCACGTGGCGCGTCTCCGCCTTCAATGTCAAAGACAGCAGCAAGGTGCAGACGGTGGATGCGCGCATCGTATTCATCGGCGCGGGCGGCGCCGCACTGCCGTTGCTGCAACTGTCGGGCATTCCGGAGGCGAAGCAGTACGGTGGCTTCCCGGTGGGCGGCGAGTTCCTGGTAACCGACAATCCCGAAATCACCTCGCGCCATCTGGCCAAGGTGTATGGGCTTGCCGATACCGGCTCGCCACCCATGTCGGTGCCGCACCTGGATACGCGCGTCCTCGACGGTAAGAAGGTCATTTTGTTTGGACCGTTTGCCACGTGGTCGAGCAAGTTCCTGAAGAACGGCTCTTATTTCGATCTGGCCAAGGCGACGACGCTATCCAACGTCATCCCGGAAATGCAAGTCGGCGTGCACGAGTTCGCCTTGGTAAAATACCTTGCGCAGCAATTGGCCTTGTCGCGCGAGGAAAAAATGGCGGCGCTGCGCCATTACATGCCCGAGGCCAAAGATCAGGATTGGCGGCTGTGGGAGGCCGGCCAGCGCGTGCAGATCATCAAAAAGGATCCGAAAAAAGGCGGCGTATTACGGCTGGGCACCGAGGTCGTCGTGTCGAGTGATCGGACCGTATCGGCGCTGTTAGGCGCCTCGCCGGGCGGATCGACCTCGCCTGCGATCATGCTGTCCTTGCTCGAGCGGGTGTTCCCGGATCAGATGAAGTCCGCGGCGTGGCAAAGTAAAATTCGCGAGATCGTGCCGAGCTACGGTAAGAAGCTCAACGACGATCCGCAGATGCTCGCGGCCGAGTGGGCCGCAACGGCAGCCACGTTGAAACTTGCGATCGCTTCTCCAAGCCTGGATCACTTCGTACCGACCGCCCCCGCGCCGAAAGCAGGAACCGGCACTGTGAAAAAGGTTCCCGATATGGCGTTGTAA
- a CDS encoding oxidoreductase, whose product MTQRHEPSSDTFTPAASGLTLHRMGYGAMQLAGPHVWGPPKDRQAALAVLRRAMDLGINHIDTSDFYGPHVTNQIIREALHPYRKDLVIVTKIGFRRGDDQSWIPAPSPDALRAAVHDNLKNLGLDALDVVNLRAQGLAGPEGESLAEALHTLVQLQRDGLVRHIGLSNVNAQQVDEALAIAPIVCVQNLYNLAQRNDDALLDKLTAHGIAFVPFFPLGGFTPLQSGTLQAVADRLGAQPMQVALAWLLHRAPNVLVIPGTSSVGHLEENVAAGAIHLDAATLAELDTIGKQDA is encoded by the coding sequence ATGACACAACGCCACGAACCGTCCTCCGACACCTTTACCCCTGCCGCGAGCGGGCTGACGCTTCATCGCATGGGCTATGGCGCGATGCAGCTGGCGGGACCGCACGTCTGGGGCCCGCCGAAGGATCGTCAGGCCGCCCTTGCGGTCCTGCGTCGCGCGATGGACCTCGGCATCAATCATATCGACACGTCGGACTTCTACGGTCCCCACGTCACGAACCAGATCATCCGCGAGGCCTTGCATCCCTATCGCAAGGATCTGGTGATCGTCACCAAGATCGGTTTCCGTCGCGGCGACGACCAATCCTGGATTCCGGCGCCGTCGCCCGATGCCCTGCGCGCCGCCGTACACGACAATCTCAAAAATCTCGGATTGGACGCGCTCGACGTGGTCAATCTGCGTGCGCAGGGTCTGGCGGGGCCGGAAGGCGAATCGCTTGCCGAGGCCTTGCATACCTTGGTACAGCTACAGCGGGACGGCCTGGTGCGGCATATCGGCTTGAGCAACGTCAATGCGCAGCAGGTGGACGAGGCGCTGGCGATCGCACCGATCGTCTGCGTGCAAAATCTGTATAACCTCGCCCAGCGCAACGACGACGCACTGCTGGACAAGCTGACCGCGCACGGCATCGCCTTCGTGCCGTTTTTCCCGCTCGGCGGATTTACGCCGTTGCAATCGGGTACGTTGCAGGCAGTCGCGGATCGACTCGGCGCACAGCCGATGCAGGTGGCACTGGCATGGCTACTGCACCGGGCTCCGAATGTCCTCGTGATTCCCGGTACGTCGTCGGTCGGCCATCTCGAAGAAAACGTCGCGGCGGGCGCGATTCACCTCGATGCCGCGACGCTTGCCGAGCTCGACACGATCGGCAAGCAAGACGCTTGA